The Myxococcota bacterium DNA window GACGGCCGGCGCGCGCCGCGGCGCGCGGGCAGCAAGCGCTGCCGCAACGATCGCCTCAAGGCCGAGGGGCTCGCGCTGCGCTTCCCGACCTTCCGCGAAGGCTATGCGGACATGCTCCGCGCCGCGCGGGCGGTGCGCTAGGCGCGTGCCGCGCTTCCACGCGGGCCGCGGCTTCGCGCCGGCCGCGCTCGCCATGCCGGGCGCCGTCTACTCGCCCTTCGCCGAGCGCGCGCGGGCCGAGGGGCGCGACGTCGTCGCGCTCCACGTCGGCGACACGTGGATGGAGCCCTTCGAGGGCGCGCGCATGGAGGCGCTGCGCACGGCCGACTACCCGGGCCTGCACCGCTACGGCCCGACGCAGGGGCTGCCCGCGCTCGTCGACGCGCTCGTCGAGAAGGTGCGCGCGCGCAACGGCCTCGCGTGCGAGCGCGCGGGCGTGCTCGTCGGTGCGGGCGCGACCTCGGTCCTCGCGAACGTGATCGGCGCGATCGCATCGCCGGGCGACGAGGTCGCGATCCTCGCGCCGTTCTGGCCGCTCGCGCGCGGCATCGTGCAGGCCTTCCGCGCGACGCCGGTCGAGGTTCCCTTCTACGACCGCGTGCGCGACGTCGACGAGGCGGTCGCCACGGTGCGCGCGCGCATCGGGCCGCGCACGGTCGCGCTCTACGTGTCGAGCCCGTCGAACCCGACGGGCCGCGTGCTGCCGCGCGCGTGGCTCGAGGCGCTCGCCGGGCTCGCGCGCGAGCACGACCTCTGGCTCGTCTCCGACGAGGTGTACGAGGAGCTCGTCTACGAGGGCGCGCACTTCTCGGTCGGCGCCGTCGCGCCCGAGCGCACGGTGTCGGTGTTCTCGTTCTCGAAGACGTACGGGATGGCGGGCAACCGCGTGGGCTACGCGGTCGGGCCGCCGCCGCTCGTCGAGCAGGCGCTCAAGATCGGGACGCACACCGCCTATCACGCGCCCGTCGCCGGGCAGGTCGCCGCGCTGCGCGCGCTCGAGGGCGGCGCGGAGTGGGTGGCGAACGCGCGCGCCCTCTACCGCGACGCCGGCCGGCGCGCGGCCGCCGCGCTCGGGCTGCCCGCGCCCGAGGGCTCGACCTTCCTGTTCGTGGACGTCGCACGCGCGCTCGACGAGCGCGGCATGCCGGGCTTCCTCGAGCGCTGCTTCGAGGACGGCGTCCTCGTCGCGCCGGGCGCCTCGGCGGGCTCCGACTACGCGAGCTGGGTCCGCCTCTGCTACACGGCCGCGCCGCCCGATCGCGTGGCCTGGGCCATCGAGCGCCTCGCGGCGCGGCTTCGTTAGGCCGGGCCGTCCCCGGCGACCACGCGCCAGCCGCGGATCTCGCCCACCACCTCCTGCGGGAGCGCGTGCTCGAGCGCGCCGGCGAGGCAGTGGTCGCGGTACCAGTCGAAGGGCGCGAGCGGGCCCGGGCCGGGCGCGAGCGCGAGATAGACGTGCGCTTCGAGCGCGGTGCCGTCGCGCGCGTGCACGACGCACGCGCTCCGCGCGTAGCCCCATTCGAAGCGGTCGAGCGCGGGCCAGTCGGCGCGTGCGAGCTCGAACACGACGCCCCACGCGTCGCGCGCGGCGTGCGGGACGAGGTTGGCCTTGCCGCTGCCGTCCTTCCCGCGTTTGTTGCAGACGAGCGCGTGGCCCGCGAGGCGCGCCGCGCCGACGGGGCGCGCGCTCGCGATGCGCGCGCGCAGCCGCGCGGTGCTCATGTTCGATCCGTAGGCGAAGTAGAGATCCTGCATGCGCGCGTGCTGTCGTATGCTGCCGCCCCCGGATCGCCCGTCGACGAAAGCGCCCGTCGACGAACGCTCGCGAAGGAAGCCGATGGCCGAGACGCTCGAGTACGACCCGTTCGCCGAGATCATGCGCCACGACCCGTTCCCGGTCTACGCGCGGCTGCGCGCCGAGAGCCCCGTGCACTACGTCGAGCGGCTCGACGCGTGGGCGCTGTCGCGCTTCGAGGACGTGTGGAGCGCGGGCCAGGACGGCGAGCACTTCGACCAGCCCGGCCCCTCGTTCCAGAACATCGGCGACGAGGAGCCGCCGATCTTCCAGGGCGACGACCCGGGCCGGCGCACCATCTTCATGATGAACCCGCCGCACCACACGGCGCTGCGCAAGGCGCTGACCCGCTACTTCTCGCCGCGCGCCGTCGCGGAGCTCGAAGGCGACGTGCGCGCGCAGGTGCGCGCGTGCCTGGCGAAGGTGCTGCCGACGGGGCGCATGGACGTCATCGCCGACCTCGCGGGGCAGGTCTCGGTCGCCGTCGCGTGCCGGCTGATCGGCCTCCCGGCCGAGGACGGCGCGATGCTCTCGGGTCTCGTCGCGCGCTTCTTCTCGCGCGAGCCGGGCGTCGAGGGCATGTCGCCCGCGGCGATGGCCGCGGCCCTCGAGCTGAACGAGTACCTGAAGCGCACCGTCGCGCTGCGGCGTCGCGAGGGCGTCGGCGCGCGCGACGACATCCTCGACGTCTACCTCGCGCAGGCCTTCGACGGCCAGCCGTACGACGACGACGAGATGGCCGGCCACCTGATGACGCTCGTCGTCGGCGGCACGGAGACGCTGCCGAAGGTCTTCGCGGGCGGCGTGCTCCAGCTCGCGCGCCACCCCGCGCAGCGCGCGCATCTCGTCGCGCACCCCGACGAGATCCGGGACGCGTTCACCGAGATCCTCCGCTACGAGATGCCGACCCAGCTCCTCACGCGCAAGGTCCGCAGGGACGTCGAGCTGCGCGGCCAGCGCCTGCGCGAAGGGCAGGGCGTGCTGCTCCTCTACCGCTCGGCGAACCGCGACGAGAACGAGTTCGCCGAGCCCGACCGCTTCGACGTCGCGCGCCGCCCGCCGCGCATCCTCTCCTTCGGCCACGGCGGCCACGTCTGCCTCGGCCAGCACGCGGCGCGCCTCGAGGCGCGCGTCATGTACGAGGAGCTGCTCGCCGCCGTGCCCGAGTACGACGTGCCCGAGGCAAGCGTCGTGCGCGCGCACAGCGAGTTCGTCGACGGCTATCTCGCGATGCCGATCGAGTTCGAGAAGCGCGAGCTCGCGGGCTAGGCGCGCAGCCCCGCTACGGCGCGTACCAGATCGGCGACGTCCAGGCGCGCTCCTGCACGGTCTTGCGGTGGTCGGCCGCGCAGCACGGCTCGAAGCCGCGCGTGATCGTCTCGGGCCGGCTGCAGTCGACGCCGCCCGCGACGCAGCGCTGCTGGCTCCAGCGGCACGTCGGGTTCTCGAGCACGCGCGCGTAGTAGAAGGCGCCCTGCTTCGCGTCGAAGGCGGGGTCGCGCCACACGGCGCACAGGTTCGCGGCGCCGTCACCGCTCGTCGCGCACGTCGAGGTGTCGACGCTCGCGCCGTTGTCGCCTCCGGCGACGTCGTAGACCTTCTCGTGCGTCGCGCCCTTCGCGTCGACCCAGCCCTTCACGATCTGCACGCGCTGGAGCGGCGTGCCGGGCGAGGCGGGCGTGCCCGGGTCGGCGAGCGCGGACACCGCGAACACGGGCGCGCCGCCCGCCGCGCCGGGCTCCGGGAGGTCGCCGCCCATGGGCACGCCGCCCGCATAGCCTCGCGCCGCGAAGTCGGGCGCCGCGCACAGGTCGTCGGGGTAGTCCCAGCCGCCGAAGAAGCGCACGACGTGGCGCGGGCCGCTCGTGCCGTACGTCTCGCGTCGCGTGAGTGCCGCGAAGATCGAGTCGCGCGCGTTCTCCTCGGCCCACACGACGGCGAGCCCGCCCGGGTTGTTCTCGAGGTTGTCGGGCAGGCCGGGCGCGAGGCCCGCACCGGCCGCGAGGCCCGCGCCGCCGTGGCCCTTCGCGTTGCGCTCGTCGACGAGTCCGGGCGTGCCGAGGTGCGTGTCCGTGCTCGCGATGATCCCGTACTTGAGCGGGTTCACGCCGAGCTCCTTCTCGAGCGCGAGCCCTTTCTTGAGCGCCTCGCGCACCATCGCGCTGCGCTTCGGCTTGCCGATGTCGCTCAGCAGCCCGGTGTTCGTCATGACCGGCGCGCGCGAGATCTGCGCGCCCGCGAAGCTGTCGTAGGGGAGCTTCTCGAAGCCGCACGCCTCGTCGACCGTGTCGCCCGCGAGCAGGCACTCCGAGTCGCCCTTGTGCTGCATGATCTCGATGACGGGCTCCATGCGCTGGCGCAGCACGGCCTCCTCGCGCGTCACCTCGCCGTTCGCGTCGGCGAGCGACGTGAGCTTCGCCGTCATGAACATGAGGCCGTCGCCGCCGAGGTTCGAGTTGTGCGGGATGGTGAGCGCGTCGCAGCCGGTGCCGGCGTCGAGGCACTCGCGCCGCAGATCCTGCCAGTGCTGCCAGGCGGAGGCGTCCTCGATCCAGTTCGACGGCAGGTCCGTCACGCGGTCGTTCCGGAAGACGACGTTGCGGTGCAGGTTCTGCGACGTCGCCGTGGCCGTCCACTCGTAGCCGACGAAGCTCGTGAAGCGGCACTCGGCGCTGCGGTCGTACGCCTCCTCGGCGGCGGCGCGGATGTCGTTCCACGCGCTGCGCGTGTTGCCGTGGCAGAGCTCGGCGTCCGCGGTCGCCGCGGGGCAGAAGTTCCAGCGCTGCTTGAGCACCATGCCGCGCACCGCGAGCGGCGCCGTGAGCACGGGGCGCATGTTCTGGTAGAGCCAGCACAGGTCGCTGTCGTAGCCGGGCGCGCTCGGGTCGTTGCACGTGCGCACCTCGCCCAGCATCTCGGCGTGGTCCGTGACGACCGTGAAGTCGAGCGGGCGCTCGAGCTGCGCGCTGCGCAGCGCCTGGCCCTTCGCGTCGTACGGCTGGAGCCCGACGCGCTCGCCCTTCGCGAAGCGGTACGCGTCGCGCGGCGTGTTGCGCGTGTCCTGGGTCGACGCGTCGAACGAGAACGCGGTGTGCACGTGGGTGTCGCCGAAGAGCGGCTTGCGCAGCGGCTGGTAGTCGGCGCACGCCTCGCGCTGCTCCGTGACGGCGTAGGGGCGCTCGACGGCATCGGCCGACGCGGCTCCCGGAGCGGAGACGAGCGCGGCGAACGTCGCCGCGAGGAGCGCGGGCGAGAGGAAGCGGACGCGGGGCGCGAGCGGCATGGAGCCCTCCGGAATGGCGGAGCCGTGGAGCGGATGCGAACGGGGCGCGCAGCCTATCACGCGCGCGCAGTGGCGCGCGGTCGGGTACACAGTGCGGCCGCGGGCTCCACTCGGGGCGGCGCGAGGGAGATCCGACCCGATGGCGAGCGACGACGCAGTGCGTGCACCGAGCCCTTCCGAACTCTTCGATCTGCGAGGCGCGAACGCGCTCGTGGTCGGCGCATCGAGCGGGCTCGGCGCGCGCATGGCGCGCGTGCTCGCGAGCGCGGGCGCCGGCGTCGCGCTCGCCGCGCGCCGCCGCGACCGGCTCGACGAGGAAGCCGCGCACATCCGAGCGGGCGGCGCATCCTGCGCGGTCGTCGAGGCCGACGCCGCGCGCGCAGGCGAGATGGAGCGCGCGGTCGCCGAGGCCGAAGCCGCG harbors:
- a CDS encoding pyridoxal phosphate-dependent aminotransferase, whose product is MPRFHAGRGFAPAALAMPGAVYSPFAERARAEGRDVVALHVGDTWMEPFEGARMEALRTADYPGLHRYGPTQGLPALVDALVEKVRARNGLACERAGVLVGAGATSVLANVIGAIASPGDEVAILAPFWPLARGIVQAFRATPVEVPFYDRVRDVDEAVATVRARIGPRTVALYVSSPSNPTGRVLPRAWLEALAGLAREHDLWLVSDEVYEELVYEGAHFSVGAVAPERTVSVFSFSKTYGMAGNRVGYAVGPPPLVEQALKIGTHTAYHAPVAGQVAALRALEGGAEWVANARALYRDAGRRAAAALGLPAPEGSTFLFVDVARALDERGMPGFLERCFEDGVLVAPGASAGSDYASWVRLCYTAAPPDRVAWAIERLAARLR
- a CDS encoding cytochrome P450 yields the protein MAETLEYDPFAEIMRHDPFPVYARLRAESPVHYVERLDAWALSRFEDVWSAGQDGEHFDQPGPSFQNIGDEEPPIFQGDDPGRRTIFMMNPPHHTALRKALTRYFSPRAVAELEGDVRAQVRACLAKVLPTGRMDVIADLAGQVSVAVACRLIGLPAEDGAMLSGLVARFFSREPGVEGMSPAAMAAALELNEYLKRTVALRRREGVGARDDILDVYLAQAFDGQPYDDDEMAGHLMTLVVGGTETLPKVFAGGVLQLARHPAQRAHLVAHPDEIRDAFTEILRYEMPTQLLTRKVRRDVELRGQRLREGQGVLLLYRSANRDENEFAEPDRFDVARRPPRILSFGHGGHVCLGQHAARLEARVMYEELLAAVPEYDVPEASVVRAHSEFVDGYLAMPIEFEKRELAG
- a CDS encoding DUF3604 domain-containing protein; translation: MPLAPRVRFLSPALLAATFAALVSAPGAASADAVERPYAVTEQREACADYQPLRKPLFGDTHVHTAFSFDASTQDTRNTPRDAYRFAKGERVGLQPYDAKGQALRSAQLERPLDFTVVTDHAEMLGEVRTCNDPSAPGYDSDLCWLYQNMRPVLTAPLAVRGMVLKQRWNFCPAATADAELCHGNTRSAWNDIRAAAEEAYDRSAECRFTSFVGYEWTATATSQNLHRNVVFRNDRVTDLPSNWIEDASAWQHWQDLRRECLDAGTGCDALTIPHNSNLGGDGLMFMTAKLTSLADANGEVTREEAVLRQRMEPVIEIMQHKGDSECLLAGDTVDEACGFEKLPYDSFAGAQISRAPVMTNTGLLSDIGKPKRSAMVREALKKGLALEKELGVNPLKYGIIASTDTHLGTPGLVDERNAKGHGGAGLAAGAGLAPGLPDNLENNPGGLAVVWAEENARDSIFAALTRRETYGTSGPRHVVRFFGGWDYPDDLCAAPDFAARGYAGGVPMGGDLPEPGAAGGAPVFAVSALADPGTPASPGTPLQRVQIVKGWVDAKGATHEKVYDVAGGDNGASVDTSTCATSGDGAANLCAVWRDPAFDAKQGAFYYARVLENPTCRWSQQRCVAGGVDCSRPETITRGFEPCCAADHRKTVQERAWTSPIWYAP
- a CDS encoding gamma-glutamylcyclotransferase family protein, producing the protein MQDLYFAYGSNMSTARLRARIASARPVGAARLAGHALVCNKRGKDGSGKANLVPHAARDAWGVVFELARADWPALDRFEWGYARSACVVHARDGTALEAHVYLALAPGPGPLAPFDWYRDHCLAGALEHALPQEVVGEIRGWRVVAGDGPA